Below is a window of Halalkalicoccus jeotgali B3 DNA.
GTCAGGTTCTGTCGGCTCCGGATCGGTATCAGCCAACTACTGCTGTGACTGAGACGTATGATCTACTCTACGAGCAGTACGTACAGATCCGCTCGCGTATGGTAGAGATTTGGGCGCTCCACGCTGAGACGACATCACAGCTGCCCGACTGACGCTCTCTTGTTGCTACTGTGAACCGTTGTGTTGGCTGTCTCCAGTTTTCGATCATCCGGTTCTGGTAGCTTGATTCGGAGTGAACTACTCTTATTGGTGGTCTCCTACGTTGCAATCGGGTGCACAAGTTCCCACTTATCCTCCAGAACCTCGGCTTTGGCGTCTGTTCCACCCGCTGTGAGAAGTCCGATGTGATAGAGCTGGAATTTGAATTGGAAATGGATCCCTGATTTGTAGACAGTCGGGTCAGTCAGCATCGATTCAGCAATATCTCCCTCAGCGGTGAGAACATCCTCGCGCCGATCTTGCGTGATGAAGACCTCAACTGCGAGCGGTTGGTTGATGTAACAGGCTTCCGTGAGGACATCGTCGATAGTCGCGGGTCGAACACCGCGTTGGTGAAGACGTTCGAGGGCTTCGACGACGAGTTGGGTTGGATCGTACTGGATTGCGACTGACCGGGCGAGTTGCGCCCAGCGGGGAGCAAGATCGGTAAACGGGGTCGATCGGCCTTTCCAAAATGCGAATTCCTCAAGTGCAGCGCTGATACTTCCATGTTGGTTGCGGGCAAAACGGACGACCTCTGCACCAAGTTGCGTGAGGGTCTCTCCACTCGGTCGATTATCGGCGAGCCCGAGCAAAAGTGCGCCACGACGACCGCCTGATACGCTATTAATCACGTACTCCGAGTAGGTCTCGTCTGTATCACCGTTCGCAGCGAGGGCGAGTGCATACCCGAGGTAGTTCTTCGGATGGTTGACCGGGAAGCTCCCATCGGTAAGTTGGTGTGTGGTTGCTTGAAATCGGATCGCATCGATAGTGGTCGAGAAGTCGCCGGCACCGGTGACTCGAGCTGGTTCGACGAGCGTTCCAGTCTGGGTAGTATCGACACCGATGATGCCGATATTGAGGTTGCGTGCGAGGGCGCGTGCCTGATTCGTGATACTCCTGAGAGGGGCAGCGACATATCCGAGGTTGACCTCCGAAAGATGCCCATGGGCTTGGGTGATCCCAGTGTGGACGTCCGCTTTGCTTGGGTCGTTGTTGTGGCCTTTCGCTTCGATTACGGCGACAGGAGTAGTTGCTGTGGTAGCGTTCAGTACCCCTTCTGTTGGCATCCCAACGCCCAGGAGGTCGGGTTCCCCGCTGGCGAGACGAAGCGTGTTGTAGGGTTCGAGACGACGACGAACGTCGTCTGGAATCGTCCATGTGCCCCACGTGGCGGTAGTGAACTGGGTTTCCGTGACGGCGTACTGCTCCGAATCAGTGTTGAGGTTCTGGTAGAGAGTTTCTTTCGCGGCAGCGAGAACGGCTGGTTCGGCGAGTGTAGCTGCCATTAGCGGGTCTTCTGATTCGACCCCATTAAATCGGGTCGTTTCGTCCAACGGACGCCGTGGAATTCTCCAAACCGTCTCTACTGGTGATACGCGTACTCAAACTGTTATTGGTGGTCGTTGTACCACGCGAGTGTGTTGCCGATCTGGAGGCCCTCCGTTGGGACTTCGATCGAGACCGGCTCGTCTTTGAGAAGGGGAAGGAGTGGTTCGTAGTAGGCTTTCCCGGCATGGATCACGAGGGTTGTATCAGGTTTGAGGAGGCCGTTTGTACTCAGTTGATCGAAAACGGTTTGGGCCCACTCGCGGCGCTGATCAACTGTCGCAGTGGTCAACGTCTCTTCGTAGGGATCAATCGGTGGACCATCCGGATCAAGTAGATGATGCTTTGCGGAGAGAACGTACCAGTCATCGTGAACGCGTTCGGTGTACGCACGAGCTTTCCTGAAGAGCGGCGACTCCATATAGAGATCCTTCGGTTGTGCGGAGTCGTCGCGTTTGCTCTTGGTGCAACTAATCAATCCGATTTCCATCCTATAATAGGGCGATGATACTGGGATCAGTTATTTCGTTTGAATCGTTCGTATATTGGTGGGACGGGACCGCCTTCAACATGGTATTTCCGACACCTATCAGAGAGGTCTACTAGACGTTTGTACCATCTTCGCTCATCTCTGGTACTGGATACCTCAACCGGCTATTCCTGAACGATTTCAACCGAGCGAGAAAATCCTGTCCAACAACGAACCCCCCTCTCGCACGGACTGATAGTGTAGATTCATTATCCGATACAAATCTACTATTATCTCGATGTGGAACTATCCATAATAATTACAATACTTCCTAATTTTTATACTCACACTTCGATGTTCTATGTGTAAGGGACGGGGAGACTCTTCGGCATATTCTGTTCGTCCTCGATCATACAATGAACTCGAAGGAGACTCAAACAGAAGATCAGATGGAGAACAACTCAGGGTTTCGGACGTCTCGGCGGACGTTCCTCGAACTTAGCGGCGCGGCTGCACTCGTCACAGCGGGGGGCGCCGCGAGCGTCACTGCAGCAAAACCAACCACCAAAATCGGATCTGGCCCCGGACGGATCCACGATCTCTCTACGTATCTGGAAGATCCTACTCGATTCGAAGAAAATCGCGAGCCGACCCACGCACCGACGACGATCCCCTATGAATCGGTTACGCAGGCGATCGAATCCGACGAACCGTTTACCGAACTCGAGGAACGTTTCGATGGCTCACCGTACTTCGAACTCCTGAATGGGACATGGAACTTCCAATTTTTCGAACGTCCTTCCGATCTTCCAGAGTCACTCGATGGGGCCAACGACTGGGACGAGATCACGGTTCCCCGCCCTTGGCAGACCGAAGGGTACGACGAACGCGTCTACACGAATTGGCAGCCAACGTGGGTGGGATACGATCCCGATCTCGAATGGGAGCTCTATCCAGACGAAGAGGGAATGGTTGACGTTCCCGGCGTCGGTGACGATGGTCCCAATCCGGTTGGCGTGTACAATCGCACGATCGATGTCCCAGCTGATTGGGAGGGCCGTGAGACGTTCCTTCATTTCGAGGGTGTCAAGCAGGCGTATTTCGTCTGGATCGACGGCGAGTACGTCGGCTTCCAGCAGGGATCGATGACACCCGGCGAGTTCCATATCTCCGAGTACGTCGAGGCTGGCGCCAGTCACGACCTGACAGTCCAGATCTATCGTTGGAGCGACGGTGAGGCGCTGGAATGTGTTGACATGCACAAGTACGCGGGTATCTATCGGAGTGCGTATCTGTTTTCGACCCCGCCGGTCCACATTCGTGACTTCGCTGTCCGGACCGGTCTCGACGACGAGTACGAGGATGCGACGTTGCGGGTCGATGTCGAACTCGCCGAGTACTCGGTACCCGATGAGACCGAGTATCTAGTGCGAGCGACGCTATGCGAGCCTGACAGTCGCTCAGAAGTGGTGACTTGCGAGGAATCCGTCACCGTTGAGGGGGGTGCCGTTACGACGCTTGAAACCGACGTCAGTGACCCCGCGAAGTGGTCCGCCGAGGATCCAACCCTGTATCCACTGCTCGTGGAACTTCTCCCAGCCGGTCGGGACACTGAGGACCAATCGGAACCCGAACCGAGCGAGGTCCTGTTCGAAAAGGTTGGTTTCCGCGAATATGAGGCCGAACGTGGACCGGGTGGCCACATCACGGTCAACGGTGAGCCCGTCAACGTCCGAGGTATCAATCGGCACGAAACCGATCCGGATACCGGTCGGACGGTACCGCTCGAAACCATGCGCGAGGACTTCGAGTTGCTCAAGCAGTTCAACCTCAACTCCGTGCGGACCTCTCACTACCCGAACGATCCAACCTTCTACCGACTCGCCGACGAGTACGGGATCTACGTGCAAGACGAGGTCAACTGTGAAACCCACTGGTGGGAGGGCGTATTAGCCGAGACCACCGCATACCACGATCAAAGTGTCGAGCGGTTCCGGCGAATGGTGCTTCGCGATCGGAATCACGCGTCGATATTCTCGTGGTCGACGGGCAACGAGGCCGGCACCGGGGCCGAACATCTCAACATGGCCGCACTGGCGATCGGTGGTGACGATCCGACACTACCCGCGGATACGAGCGAGACGACGCGCCTGTCGGGCGAAGCAATCGAATCGTTCGACGCCAACGGAATCGATGCCCTCTCACCCGACCGGATCATGTACCACCAGCCCAACCATGGCGGCTGGGACGTTGAGTACAGTGACATGCTCGGTCCGCGGTATATCGATGCCGAGACGCTAGCGACATTCGGAGCGGGTGGTGACGTCAGTGATAGTCCCCGGTTCGGCGATCGGTCGAGTGGAGATGGCTCGCCCGGTGACGGCGAGCGGTCGGTTGTCATGGGCGAGTACAACCACGCGATGGGCAATAGTCTCGGACTGATCGATGAGATGTGGAACGACTATATCCAGCCACCGGTCCGCCGGGTACGTGATCGGGTTGGCGACGCAGATGGCGTCCTACTTGGATCACCGATGGTCGTTGCGGGGACGGACGGTGGCGCACTCGAATTAGATGGCCAGTCTGACTATATCGAGGTAGTCCCATCCGATCAGCCGGTGTCCGGGTCCGAATTTACCATCGAGCTGACGGTAAGCGAACTCATCGCTGACGGTGATGCACCACTGGTCGTGGCCGGTGATCAGTGTACACTCGCTGTGACGGCCGCAGGAGACCTCGAATTCACCGTCGGAGAGACATCAGTGACCGGAGAGCTCCCTGCGATCGAGACGGAGACGCAAACGCTGACAGCCGTCTATTCGGCTAGAGAACTCGCGCTCTACGTAAACGGGGAGCAGATCGGTATCGCTGAACACGACCGCCGTGATCTCGACAGGACCGACGAGACACTGCTCATCGGTCATGACGGTCGTAGCGATCGGTTCCTACAGGCGACGATCGAGTCGATTGCTGTCTACCAGTCAGCTCTTTCGGCTACCGACATCGGGCAGGAGAGCCCAACTGACGAGACCGTCCTCTGGTACGACTTTGATGACCTGCTGGGAGACAAGAGCCTCCAAGGGGGCTTCATCTGGGACTGGGTCAACCAGGATCTGAATGACGAGACCGAGGACGGCGAACCGTTCCAGTTCTACGATCTCGATGGTCCAGCGGGGGCTTTCTGTTTGAACGGGACGACCTGGTCGGATCGACGTCCCCAGCCCGAAATGTGGCAACTGAAACAGTGCCATCAGCCAGTGAAAATGGCTCCGCGAGATCTGGCACAAGGGGAGGTCTACATCACCAATCACCACCAGTTTACGGACTTACAGGGATTCGATATCACGTGGACGCTCTCGGCGGCCGGACAGACGGTACGCGAAGATACACTCGATCTCCAGACACCGCCGAACACGACCGAGATCGTCTCGATCGACGGTCTCGTGCATGCACCGAATTCCGAACCTGGGGCAGAGTATTGGGTCGATATCTCCGTCTCGATTCCTGAGGACACCAGTTGGAGTGACGAAGGTCATGAAATCGCCTTCGCGCAGTTCCCGGTTCCAATTGAGACTCCTGCTCCCAAGCGTCGTAGGACAGGCGGTCGACCGCCGGTCACGACCGCGGAAACGGACACGGAACTCGTAATAACGGGCAAAAAGTTCGAGTATACGCTCGATAAGTCGCTGGGAACGTTCTCCTCGATGCAATATGAGGGGACCGAACTCGTCGAGCGCGGTCCAGTCCTCAATTTCTGGCGGGCACCGATCATGAACGAACTCCAGGATTGGGGCCCTCATCCGGCACCGAGCTGGTATGATCTGGGACTCGACGACATTCGACACGAGGTCGACGATATCGAGATCACGGAACACAAACACAGTGTGGATATCGAGGTCGATAGTTTAGCATTCGGAGCAACCGACGACGGGGCGCCAGCCGGCTACGAGACGACCTACTGCTATCACGTCGCCGGAGACGGCGAGGTGCAGATCGA
It encodes the following:
- a CDS encoding DUF6884 domain-containing protein yields the protein MEIGLISCTKSKRDDSAQPKDLYMESPLFRKARAYTERVHDDWYVLSAKHHLLDPDGPPIDPYEETLTTATVDQRREWAQTVFDQLSTNGLLKPDTTLVIHAGKAYYEPLLPLLKDEPVSIEVPTEGLQIGNTLAWYNDHQ
- a CDS encoding beta-galactosidase small subunit-related protein → MENNSGFRTSRRTFLELSGAAALVTAGGAASVTAAKPTTKIGSGPGRIHDLSTYLEDPTRFEENREPTHAPTTIPYESVTQAIESDEPFTELEERFDGSPYFELLNGTWNFQFFERPSDLPESLDGANDWDEITVPRPWQTEGYDERVYTNWQPTWVGYDPDLEWELYPDEEGMVDVPGVGDDGPNPVGVYNRTIDVPADWEGRETFLHFEGVKQAYFVWIDGEYVGFQQGSMTPGEFHISEYVEAGASHDLTVQIYRWSDGEALECVDMHKYAGIYRSAYLFSTPPVHIRDFAVRTGLDDEYEDATLRVDVELAEYSVPDETEYLVRATLCEPDSRSEVVTCEESVTVEGGAVTTLETDVSDPAKWSAEDPTLYPLLVELLPAGRDTEDQSEPEPSEVLFEKVGFREYEAERGPGGHITVNGEPVNVRGINRHETDPDTGRTVPLETMREDFELLKQFNLNSVRTSHYPNDPTFYRLADEYGIYVQDEVNCETHWWEGVLAETTAYHDQSVERFRRMVLRDRNHASIFSWSTGNEAGTGAEHLNMAALAIGGDDPTLPADTSETTRLSGEAIESFDANGIDALSPDRIMYHQPNHGGWDVEYSDMLGPRYIDAETLATFGAGGDVSDSPRFGDRSSGDGSPGDGERSVVMGEYNHAMGNSLGLIDEMWNDYIQPPVRRVRDRVGDADGVLLGSPMVVAGTDGGALELDGQSDYIEVVPSDQPVSGSEFTIELTVSELIADGDAPLVVAGDQCTLAVTAAGDLEFTVGETSVTGELPAIETETQTLTAVYSARELALYVNGEQIGIAEHDRRDLDRTDETLLIGHDGRSDRFLQATIESIAVYQSALSATDIGQESPTDETVLWYDFDDLLGDKSLQGGFIWDWVNQDLNDETEDGEPFQFYDLDGPAGAFCLNGTTWSDRRPQPEMWQLKQCHQPVKMAPRDLAQGEVYITNHHQFTDLQGFDITWTLSAAGQTVREDTLDLQTPPNTTEIVSIDGLVHAPNSEPGAEYWVDISVSIPEDTSWSDEGHEIAFAQFPVPIETPAPKRRRTGGRPPVTTAETDTELVITGKKFEYTLDKSLGTFSSMQYEGTELVERGPVLNFWRAPIMNELQDWGPHPAPSWYDLGLDDIRHEVDDIEITEHKHSVDIEVDSLAFGATDDGAPAGYETTYCYHVAGDGEVQIDVQVDPTDRLVADVGEWLPKIGLQLEFLEEFDQFEWYGRGPIETYPDRKTGVRVGHYAGSVEQQHVPYLPPQDNGNKTDTRWASLSNGSVGVAAFGGSLLDVSLEQYGNLADADYQYQLEERGSVGFNLDHAVTGVGGTPVPTADEYQVQPESTEFSITLCPFRATEGPMNVLGGNLPSTQDR